From Poecile atricapillus isolate bPoeAtr1 chromosome Z, bPoeAtr1.hap1, whole genome shotgun sequence, one genomic window encodes:
- the ATP5ME gene encoding ATP synthase subunit e, mitochondrial, protein MIPPVQVSPLIKFTRYSALLVGMIYGKKRYDYLKPIAEEERRIEAEEKKKREELERIAKEIAEASEDSILK, encoded by the exons ATGATCCCACCGGTGCAGGTCTCCCCGCTCATCAAG TTCACCCGGTACTCGGCGCTGCTCGTGGGGATGATCTACGGCAAGAAGCGATACG ACTACCTGAAGCCGATTGCTGAAGAGGAGAGAAGAATAgaggcagaggagaaaaagaagcgTGAAGAACTGGAGCGGATTGCAAAAGAGATTGCAGAAG cAAGTGAAGATTCCATCCTGAAATAG